The proteins below come from a single Psychrobacter sp. FDAARGOS_221 genomic window:
- a CDS encoding ion transporter — translation MKKLSSNTLNNLRDRIHIIIEGTDTPLGKFFDITLLIAIAASVAVVMLDSVLYLRLQYGTIFFYAEWFFTILFTLEYLLRLFSAPNRLRYAFSFFGLVDLLSVLPSYLSLIFGGVQYLIVVRILRILRVFRVLKLKSYMQQAGFLASALKTSQHKITVFFLSLVLLVMIFGSVIYVVEGPENGFTSIPVSIYWATVTLTTVGYGDMSPKTPLGQFIATMVMMTGYSIIAVPTGIFTAELTKSMRPQLHPVTCPNCGKFGHASGAQFCDRCGHDLHI, via the coding sequence ATGAAAAAACTATCATCGAATACCCTAAATAACTTACGTGATCGTATCCATATTATCATCGAAGGTACAGACACGCCTTTAGGTAAGTTTTTTGACATCACCTTACTGATCGCCATTGCTGCCAGTGTCGCGGTCGTGATGCTTGATAGTGTATTGTATTTGCGATTGCAATACGGAACGATCTTCTTTTATGCCGAATGGTTCTTTACCATTTTATTTACCCTAGAATATCTCCTACGCCTATTCTCAGCGCCGAATAGACTGCGCTATGCGTTTAGCTTTTTTGGCCTGGTGGATTTACTGTCCGTATTACCAAGCTATTTGAGCTTAATATTTGGCGGCGTTCAGTATCTGATTGTGGTGCGTATTTTACGTATTTTACGCGTGTTTAGGGTGCTAAAACTTAAATCATATATGCAGCAAGCGGGCTTCTTAGCCTCAGCATTAAAGACCAGTCAGCATAAGATTACGGTTTTCTTCTTATCGCTTGTATTGCTGGTAATGATCTTCGGATCGGTGATTTATGTGGTAGAGGGGCCAGAAAATGGCTTTACCAGTATCCCAGTTTCTATTTATTGGGCAACGGTAACCCTAACCACGGTCGGTTATGGTGATATGTCACCCAAAACGCCGCTGGGTCAGTTCATTGCGACCATGGTGATGATGACTGGTTACTCTATCATTGCGGTACCAACCGGTATCTTCACGGCAGAGTTAACCAAAAGCATGCGACCTCAGCTGCATCCAGTCACTTGTCCTAACTGTGGTAAGTTTGGTCATGCCTCAGGTGCTCAGTTCTGTGACCGCTGCGGCCACGATTTACATATCTAG
- a CDS encoding YebC/PmpR family DNA-binding transcriptional regulator, producing MAGHSKWANIKHKKAKEDAKRGKIFTKIIRELVSATKQGDPDPDTNPRLRAAVEKALSANMTKDTIQRAIERGAGNSEGGEMDELTYEGYGIGGVAVLVETMTDNVNRTVSEVRHAFTKFDGNLGTSGSVAYLFSKRGEIIFDDTSLEDDIMLVALDAGALDIENDGESLLVITEPDDFGKVKDALNEAGFESSNAEVTMSPSTTAIIDNIEDAEKVMKMIDMLEDLDDVQDVYTNVDFPDEILDQLNA from the coding sequence ATGGCAGGTCATTCTAAATGGGCAAATATTAAGCACAAGAAGGCCAAAGAAGACGCCAAGCGTGGCAAAATCTTTACCAAAATTATTCGTGAATTGGTCTCTGCAACCAAGCAAGGTGATCCCGATCCAGATACCAACCCACGCCTACGTGCAGCTGTAGAAAAGGCACTGTCAGCCAACATGACCAAAGACACCATTCAGCGCGCTATTGAGCGTGGTGCTGGTAACTCTGAAGGCGGCGAAATGGATGAGCTGACCTATGAAGGTTATGGCATTGGCGGTGTGGCGGTATTGGTTGAAACCATGACCGACAACGTCAACCGTACGGTCAGTGAAGTGCGCCATGCCTTTACTAAGTTTGACGGTAACCTAGGTACGTCAGGCTCGGTTGCCTATCTGTTTAGCAAACGTGGTGAGATTATCTTTGATGACACCTCTCTTGAAGACGACATCATGCTAGTGGCGTTAGATGCTGGCGCGCTTGATATCGAAAATGACGGTGAGTCATTATTGGTCATCACTGAACCTGACGACTTTGGTAAAGTGAAAGACGCGCTAAATGAAGCAGGCTTCGAGTCTAGCAACGCTGAAGTTACCATGTCACCTTCAACCACAGCTATCATCGATAATATTGAAGATGCTGAAAAAGTGATGAAGATGATCGACATGTTAGAAGATTTAGATGATGTTCAGGATGTTTACACCAACGTTGACTTCCCTGACGAGATTCTTGATCAGCTAAACGCTTAA
- a CDS encoding methylated-DNA--[protein]-cysteine S-methyltransferase: MMIVTTTDIAQFRLLLIADNDRLVTVDWLAEQQAWYDSKSIVMLKKQYQLSDDEFRFIDKNSLSKENKTELLLLEVIEQLGQYANGERKEFDIKLDWRLGTTFQQKVWRALQQIEYGQTISYAQLAKNIGQPTAYRAVANANGKNPFSIIIPCHRVIATGGGLGGYTGGIDKKQYLLQLEQSKAQIYSK; the protein is encoded by the coding sequence ATGATGATAGTTACGACTACAGATATTGCACAATTTAGGCTACTGCTGATTGCCGACAACGATCGATTGGTCACAGTTGACTGGTTAGCTGAGCAGCAGGCGTGGTATGACTCAAAATCGATTGTTATGCTAAAAAAGCAGTATCAGCTTAGTGATGATGAGTTTAGGTTTATTGATAAAAATAGCCTAAGCAAAGAAAACAAAACTGAATTACTGTTGCTAGAAGTGATTGAGCAGCTAGGCCAATACGCTAATGGTGAGCGAAAAGAGTTTGATATCAAGCTTGATTGGCGTTTGGGAACTACATTTCAGCAAAAAGTTTGGCGCGCGCTGCAACAAATTGAGTATGGTCAAACCATCAGTTACGCACAATTGGCAAAAAATATTGGTCAGCCGACCGCGTATCGTGCTGTGGCCAATGCCAATGGCAAAAATCCATTTAGTATTATTATTCCTTGCCATCGGGTGATTGCAACTGGTGGCGGGTTGGGCGGTTATACCGGCGGGATTGATAAAAAGCAGTATTTGCTGCAACTAGAGCAATCAAAAGCTCAAATATATAGTAAATAA